Proteins from a genomic interval of Polaribacter sejongensis:
- the murA gene encoding UDP-N-acetylglucosamine 1-carboxyvinyltransferase translates to MASFKIEGGHKLNGTITPQGAKNEVLQILCAVLLTPERVVVNNVPDIIDVNKLIFILGELGVKVEKLSRNSYAFQADEINLEYLESADFKRDGSSLRGSIMIVGPLLARFGRGYIPRPGGDKIGRRRLDTHFEGFIRLGAKFRYNKEEHFYGVEAEELFGVDMLLDEASVTGTANILMASVLATGTTKIYNAACEPYIQQLCKMLNSMGANISGVGSNLLIIEGVDALGGCEHRVLPDMIEIGSWIGVAVMTRSELTIKDVSWDNLGQIPNVFRKLGIKLERKGDDIYIPAQESYEIQNFIDGSVLTVADAPWPGFTPDLLSIVLVIATQAKGTVLIHQKMFESRLFFVDKLIDMGAKVILCDPHRATVIGMNFESSLKATKMTSPDIRAGISLLIAALSAKGTSIINNIEQIDRGYENIEARLKSIGAKIERIAE, encoded by the coding sequence ATGGCATCATTTAAAATTGAAGGCGGTCATAAATTAAACGGAACCATTACTCCACAAGGAGCAAAAAACGAAGTTTTACAAATACTTTGTGCGGTTTTATTAACCCCAGAAAGAGTTGTTGTAAATAACGTTCCAGATATTATTGATGTTAACAAACTAATTTTTATTCTTGGTGAATTAGGAGTAAAAGTAGAAAAATTAAGTAGAAATTCTTACGCTTTTCAAGCGGATGAAATCAATTTAGAATATTTAGAATCTGCAGATTTTAAAAGAGACGGAAGTTCTTTGCGTGGTTCTATTATGATAGTTGGTCCACTTTTAGCTCGTTTTGGTAGAGGATATATTCCAAGACCTGGAGGAGATAAAATTGGTCGTAGACGTTTAGATACCCATTTTGAAGGGTTTATACGATTAGGTGCAAAATTTCGTTACAATAAAGAAGAACATTTTTACGGAGTAGAAGCAGAAGAATTATTTGGCGTAGATATGTTATTAGATGAAGCTTCTGTAACAGGAACCGCTAATATTTTAATGGCGTCTGTTTTAGCTACAGGAACTACAAAAATTTACAATGCCGCTTGTGAACCTTATATTCAACAGTTATGTAAAATGTTGAATTCTATGGGCGCTAATATCTCTGGCGTTGGCTCTAACTTATTAATCATAGAAGGAGTAGATGCTCTTGGTGGTTGTGAGCACAGAGTTTTACCAGACATGATTGAAATTGGTTCTTGGATTGGTGTTGCAGTAATGACTAGATCTGAATTAACAATTAAAGACGTAAGTTGGGATAACTTAGGACAAATACCTAATGTATTTAGAAAACTAGGAATTAAATTAGAAAGAAAAGGAGATGATATTTATATTCCTGCACAAGAATCGTATGAAATACAGAATTTTATAGATGGTTCTGTTTTAACCGTTGCAGATGCTCCTTGGCCTGGATTTACGCCAGATTTATTGAGTATTGTTTTGGTAATTGCAACACAAGCAAAGGGAACTGTTTTAATACATCAAAAAATGTTTGAAAGCCGTTTGTTTTTTGTTGATAAATTGATAGATATGGGGGCAAAAGTAATTTTGTGCGACCCACATAGAGCTACTGTAATTGGTATGAATTTTGAAAGCTCATTAAAAGCTACCAAAATGACATCGCCAGATATTAGAGCAGGTATCTCATTATTAATTGCTGCTTTATCTGCTAAAGGAACATCAATAATAAATAATATAGAACAAATAGATAGAGGTTACGAGAATATAGAAGCTCGTTTAAAATCTATTGGAGCTAAAATTGAAAGAATTGCTGAATAA
- a CDS encoding DUF4290 domain-containing protein, whose amino-acid sequence MTFDLEYNSERPLMIIPEYGRHIQKLVDHCLALETKDERDKMAKAIVDVMGNLQPHLRDVPDFKHKLWDQLYIMADFKLDVESPYPQPSKEELQEKPEGLAYPKSASRYRYYGNNIQTMIDIALSWEEGEKKEALVFTIANHMKKCYLNWNKDTVDDAVIFKHLFDLSDGKLDLRNTEEELSESKNLLRKPRTQGQGTTATKGTYKKPQHSNQNKNRKRY is encoded by the coding sequence ATGACATTCGATTTAGAATACAATTCAGAAAGACCGTTAATGATAATACCAGAATACGGCAGACATATACAAAAATTAGTAGACCATTGTTTGGCTTTAGAAACTAAAGATGAACGCGATAAAATGGCAAAAGCTATTGTAGATGTTATGGGAAATTTACAACCACATTTACGTGATGTACCAGATTTTAAACACAAACTTTGGGATCAGTTATATATCATGGCAGATTTTAAATTAGATGTAGAGTCACCATATCCTCAGCCATCAAAAGAAGAATTACAAGAGAAGCCAGAAGGATTAGCGTACCCAAAATCAGCATCTAGATATCGTTATTATGGTAACAATATTCAAACAATGATAGATATTGCTTTAAGTTGGGAAGAAGGCGAGAAAAAAGAAGCTTTGGTATTTACAATTGCAAATCACATGAAAAAGTGTTATTTAAATTGGAATAAAGATACTGTAGATGATGCTGTAATTTTTAAGCATTTATTCGATTTATCTGATGGTAAATTAGATTTAAGAAATACAGAAGAAGAACTTTCTGAAAGTAAAAACTTGTTAAGAAAGCCACGTACACAAGGACAGGGGACTACCGCTACTAAAGGCACTTATAAGAAACCACAACATAGCAATCAAAATAAAAATAGAAAAAGATATTAG
- a CDS encoding ATP-dependent helicase — MSTYLDSLNEPQRQAVLQKDGPMIIIAGAGSGKTRVLTYRIAHLMKQGVDSFNILSLTFTNKAAKEMKARIASVVGNSESRNLWMGTFHSVFARILRTEADKLGFPTNFTIYDSQDSVRLISAIIKEKNLNREQYKPKQILGRISSFKNSLITVKAYFNNPELQEADLHASRPEVGNIYRTYVDRCFKAGAMDFDDLLLRTNELLARFPETLAKYQDRFRYIMVDEYQDTNHSQYIIVRALADKFGNICVVGDDSQSIYSFRGANIQNILNFQKDYPDVKTFKLEQNYRSTSNIVNAANSVIEKNKTKLDKEVWTSNDPGEAINVMRTISDGEEGRFVAQSIWENQMNHQLTPDDFCVLYRTNSQSRAIEDALRKKGIDYKIYGGISFYQRKEIKDILSYLRILINPNDEEALKRIINYPARGIGATTIDRLTIAANHYKKSIFDIIKYIDKIDLKINTGTKNKLRNFMTMMQSLQVESQTKNAFEIAETVVKKAQLIKDLEKDGTPEAVSKVENVQELLNGIKDFITDKIEEGGDTSLTTFLEDVALATDFDAKKEDDKPSVSLMTIHQSKGLEYMYVYVVGLEESLFPSAMSMNTRSELEEERRLFYVAITRAEKVAYLSYAQTRYRWGKLVDAEPSRFLEEIDDQYLNYITPKSTNPAINNFVDKSIFDDAPKGIRFQKPIQRKKMERDLVKKKEIIIPKNLKKVSQATSKPNLFDGNIVVGNFVEHNRFGTGEVIGLEGNGPNKKAEIKFGTVGKKKLLLQFAKLKVIG, encoded by the coding sequence TTGAGCACATATTTAGATTCTTTAAACGAACCACAGAGACAGGCTGTCTTACAGAAAGACGGACCCATGATTATTATTGCTGGTGCGGGTTCTGGTAAAACACGTGTATTAACCTATAGAATAGCGCATTTAATGAAGCAAGGCGTAGATTCTTTTAATATTTTATCACTTACATTTACCAACAAGGCAGCCAAAGAAATGAAGGCAAGAATTGCTAGTGTTGTAGGTAACAGTGAATCTAGAAATCTGTGGATGGGAACTTTTCACTCCGTTTTTGCTAGAATTTTACGTACCGAAGCAGATAAATTAGGGTTTCCAACTAATTTTACAATTTACGATTCTCAAGATTCTGTTCGGTTGATATCAGCAATTATAAAAGAAAAGAATTTAAATAGAGAGCAATACAAGCCTAAACAGATTCTAGGTAGAATTTCTTCCTTTAAGAATAGTTTAATTACGGTTAAAGCCTATTTTAATAACCCAGAATTACAAGAAGCAGATTTACATGCAAGTAGGCCAGAAGTTGGTAATATTTATAGAACCTATGTAGACCGATGTTTTAAGGCTGGTGCAATGGATTTTGATGATTTATTGTTAAGAACCAATGAGTTATTGGCGCGTTTTCCAGAAACGTTGGCAAAATACCAAGACCGTTTTAGATATATAATGGTAGATGAGTATCAAGATACAAACCATTCTCAATATATTATTGTGAGAGCTTTGGCAGATAAATTCGGGAATATTTGTGTGGTTGGAGATGATTCTCAGAGTATCTATAGTTTTAGGGGCGCAAATATTCAGAATATATTAAATTTCCAGAAAGATTATCCGGATGTAAAAACCTTTAAACTTGAGCAAAATTATCGTTCTACAAGTAATATTGTAAACGCCGCAAACTCTGTAATCGAAAAAAATAAAACAAAATTAGATAAAGAAGTTTGGACCTCTAATGATCCTGGAGAAGCTATAAATGTAATGCGTACTATTTCCGACGGAGAAGAAGGACGTTTTGTAGCACAATCCATTTGGGAGAATCAAATGAACCATCAATTAACTCCAGATGATTTTTGTGTTTTGTATAGAACAAACTCACAGTCTAGAGCAATTGAAGATGCGTTGCGTAAAAAAGGAATTGATTATAAAATTTACGGAGGAATCTCTTTTTATCAAAGGAAAGAAATAAAAGATATCTTATCTTACTTACGTATTTTAATCAACCCAAATGATGAAGAAGCGTTAAAAAGAATAATCAATTACCCTGCTCGTGGTATTGGAGCGACTACTATAGATAGACTTACTATTGCTGCAAATCATTATAAAAAATCAATTTTCGATATCATTAAATATATCGATAAAATAGATTTAAAAATAAATACGGGGACTAAAAATAAGCTTCGTAATTTTATGACAATGATGCAAAGTTTGCAAGTAGAATCGCAAACAAAAAATGCATTCGAAATTGCTGAAACAGTTGTAAAAAAGGCACAATTAATAAAAGATTTAGAAAAAGACGGAACGCCAGAAGCAGTTAGTAAGGTAGAAAACGTTCAAGAACTTTTAAACGGAATTAAAGATTTTATTACGGATAAAATTGAAGAAGGAGGCGATACTTCTTTAACTACTTTCTTAGAAGATGTGGCGTTGGCAACAGATTTTGATGCTAAAAAAGAAGATGACAAACCATCTGTTTCTTTAATGACGATTCACCAGTCTAAAGGATTGGAGTATATGTATGTGTATGTTGTTGGATTAGAGGAATCTTTATTTCCTTCTGCAATGAGCATGAATACGCGAAGTGAATTAGAGGAGGAGCGAAGGTTGTTTTACGTAGCCATAACAAGGGCAGAAAAAGTAGCTTATTTAAGTTATGCGCAAACCCGTTATAGATGGGGGAAATTGGTAGATGCAGAACCTAGTAGATTTTTAGAGGAAATAGATGATCAGTATCTAAATTACATCACTCCAAAAAGTACCAACCCAGCAATCAATAACTTTGTAGATAAAAGTATTTTTGATGATGCTCCAAAAGGAATTCGTTTTCAAAAACCGATTCAACGTAAAAAAATGGAACGTGATTTGGTGAAGAAAAAAGAAATTATTATTCCTAAAAATCTAAAAAAGGTATCTCAAGCAACCTCAAAACCTAATTTATTTGATGGTAATATTGTTGTGGGTAATTTTGTAGAGCACAATAGATTTGGTACAGGAGAGGTAATTGGATTAGAAGGAAATGGACCAAATAAAAAAGCAGAAATTAAATTTGGTACTGTTGGTAAAAAGAAATTATTACTTCAATTTGCCAAATTAAAAGTAATTGGATAG
- a CDS encoding sigma factor-like helix-turn-helix DNA-binding protein: protein MTSILTGDIINSRKKDDNFWLETLKEALSTFGDSPKYWQIYRGDSFQLEIENCENAFYAALKLKSHLKSTVDIDVRIGIGIGEKEFNTPEVTASNGEAFINSGYAFDTYLKKQTIAIKTPWQEVDAELNIAFDLALLTMDSWTKNSAEVFKISLEKENSTQNEIAALLGITQGRVSERQKRAGFEPIMKLEKRFRKIINQKIKKEMEFQVYEENDILSDTIKKLKVRTENRKKEMDNFKYTLNDENNVKIENIIKKEKSK, encoded by the coding sequence ATGACAAGTATTTTAACAGGCGACATCATCAATTCTAGAAAGAAGGATGATAATTTTTGGTTAGAAACGCTAAAAGAGGCGTTGAGCACTTTTGGTGACTCTCCAAAATATTGGCAGATTTACAGAGGAGATAGTTTTCAATTAGAAATAGAAAACTGTGAAAATGCATTTTACGCAGCTTTAAAATTAAAATCTCACTTAAAATCTACAGTAGATATAGACGTTAGAATTGGGATTGGAATTGGAGAAAAAGAATTTAATACTCCAGAAGTTACAGCATCTAACGGAGAAGCTTTTATAAATTCTGGTTATGCATTTGACACCTATCTAAAGAAGCAAACCATTGCTATAAAAACTCCCTGGCAAGAAGTTGATGCAGAACTAAACATCGCTTTTGATTTGGCATTATTAACCATGGATTCTTGGACAAAAAACTCTGCAGAAGTATTTAAAATATCTTTAGAAAAGGAAAATAGCACACAAAATGAAATTGCAGCTCTTTTAGGAATTACACAAGGACGTGTTAGTGAACGCCAAAAACGTGCTGGATTTGAACCTATTATGAAACTAGAAAAACGTTTTAGAAAAATTATCAATCAAAAAATAAAAAAAGAAATGGAATTCCAAGTATATGAAGAAAATGATATTTTATCTGATACAATAAAAAAATTAAAGGTTCGTACTGAAAATAGAAAAAAAGAAATGGATAACTTTAAATATACTCTAAATGATGAAAATAATGTAAAAATTGAAAATATAATTAAAAAAGAAAAATCAAAATGA
- a CDS encoding DUF3307 domain-containing protein, with translation MILFLKLLLAHILGDFVFQPEKWVKNKEEKKVKSVKLYYHIALHALFLVLILQFNLKEYWLAFLLIIISHYSIDLLKLYLQKKKTKRIWFFIDQVLHLTILVFATSFYVDFSLSTENLITDQLLLLIIFLLLVIFVSAIIIKIIITQWNPESKKENDDSLAKAGHYIGILERLFVFTFVITNHWEAIGFLLAAKSVFRFGDLTSSKDRKLTEYILIGTLLSFGIAIFLGVLYLYTLKFI, from the coding sequence ATGATTTTATTTCTAAAACTTTTATTAGCTCACATTTTAGGCGATTTTGTTTTTCAACCAGAAAAATGGGTTAAAAACAAAGAAGAAAAGAAGGTAAAGTCGGTAAAGTTATATTATCACATTGCGCTTCATGCATTATTTTTAGTATTGATACTTCAATTTAACCTTAAAGAATACTGGCTTGCTTTTCTATTAATTATAATATCTCATTATAGTATAGATCTTTTAAAACTCTATCTACAGAAAAAGAAAACAAAACGAATTTGGTTTTTTATAGATCAAGTTTTACATCTTACCATATTAGTATTTGCTACTTCCTTTTATGTAGATTTTTCTTTATCAACAGAAAACCTCATAACAGATCAACTCTTATTATTGATTATCTTTTTACTGTTGGTTATTTTTGTTTCTGCAATTATCATCAAAATAATAATTACACAGTGGAATCCTGAAAGTAAAAAAGAAAACGACGACTCTCTTGCAAAAGCAGGTCATTATATTGGAATTCTAGAACGTTTATTTGTTTTTACGTTTGTAATTACCAATCATTGGGAAGCTATCGGCTTTCTACTAGCAGCAAAATCTGTTTTTAGGTTTGGAGATTTAACGTCATCTAAAGACAGAAAATTGACGGAATATATTTTAATTGGTACTTTATTAAGTTTTGGTATTGCTATCTTTTTAGGAGTATTATATTTGTACACTTTAAAATTTATCTAA
- a CDS encoding TonB-dependent receptor plug domain-containing protein translates to MKKQLLIVGVLACSFASTNLFAQQKEKVEALDEVVVTATKFNLKKENTGKVIQKITQKELQQNAGKNVIEILNNVVGIDVRGVNSNASEPRSINIRGGRNRQVLVLIDGVPVTDQSAINQQFDLRLLAVSQIESIEILKGASSTLYGSGAATAVINVVLKKASEDKISGSFETSVGTNNTANVKGSGLSDNNQNVSLNGTLGKLNFLGSFSITGTDGMSAAKSKTNAVYENDSFYSKNALLKLGYAVNDQFSIETFLNYDNFDYDFDAGAFSDSDVNTGDQEQFRVGVKPKYTYNKGEVYLLASANVVERNLEQFNSFAGTLDNYEFVGRSVNLDLVNRYDFKDGKIQLITGLNYQIHSNNTVTPFAEIEKGIANFNTVDPYASVVYITDFGLSANVGGRLNIHNVYGNHAVYDGNLAYSVLKNENASIKLLTSYSTAFITPSLYQLYDGFSGNLDLKPESNETFEAGFDVNYKDWLQFDVVYFNRKEEDAIIYDNATYKYGNGSSDANGLEINTNITPLKFLTVNASYTYVDKDNTEDFNDYIPANKFVAGLDVNAFTNTFFNITYKNVGDRSIFDRYGSFGTAGEDVTLESYQVLDFAANYKLLEDTVTLFGGVTNILNEDYDDILGFSTRGRNFKLGVRLQF, encoded by the coding sequence ATGAAAAAACAATTATTAATTGTTGGTGTTTTGGCATGTAGTTTTGCTAGCACAAATCTTTTTGCACAGCAAAAAGAAAAAGTAGAGGCTTTAGATGAAGTTGTTGTTACAGCAACAAAATTCAATCTAAAAAAAGAGAATACTGGTAAGGTAATTCAGAAAATTACTCAAAAAGAATTGCAACAAAATGCTGGTAAAAATGTTATTGAAATCCTAAATAATGTTGTTGGTATTGATGTTAGAGGTGTAAATTCTAATGCATCAGAACCAAGAAGTATTAATATTAGAGGAGGAAGAAATAGGCAAGTTTTAGTTTTAATTGATGGTGTGCCAGTTACAGATCAATCTGCAATTAATCAACAATTCGATTTACGTTTATTAGCCGTTAGTCAAATAGAGTCTATTGAAATTTTAAAAGGAGCATCATCTACATTATATGGTTCTGGAGCAGCTACTGCAGTTATTAATGTTGTTTTAAAGAAAGCATCAGAAGATAAAATTTCTGGTTCTTTTGAAACAAGTGTTGGTACAAATAATACCGCAAATGTTAAAGGAAGCGGATTATCTGATAACAACCAAAACGTAAGTTTAAACGGTACTTTAGGGAAACTTAATTTCTTAGGTTCTTTTAGTATTACTGGAACAGACGGAATGTCTGCTGCAAAAAGTAAAACAAATGCTGTTTATGAAAATGATAGTTTTTACAGTAAAAATGCATTGTTAAAATTAGGTTATGCAGTAAATGATCAATTTTCTATAGAGACTTTCTTAAATTATGATAATTTTGATTATGATTTTGACGCAGGGGCTTTTTCTGATAGCGATGTAAATACAGGAGATCAAGAGCAGTTTAGAGTTGGTGTAAAACCAAAATACACTTATAATAAAGGAGAAGTTTACTTATTAGCTTCTGCAAATGTGGTAGAAAGAAATTTAGAGCAATTCAATTCTTTTGCGGGTACTTTAGACAACTACGAATTTGTTGGTAGAAGTGTAAATTTAGATTTAGTAAATAGATATGATTTTAAGGATGGTAAAATTCAATTAATTACAGGTTTAAATTATCAAATTCACAGTAATAATACAGTTACTCCTTTTGCAGAAATTGAAAAAGGAATTGCAAATTTTAATACTGTAGATCCTTATGCAAGTGTAGTGTATATAACAGATTTTGGTTTAAGTGCCAATGTAGGTGGACGATTAAATATTCATAATGTATATGGTAATCATGCAGTTTATGACGGGAATCTTGCGTACTCAGTTTTAAAGAATGAAAATGCTTCTATTAAATTATTAACTTCTTATAGTACAGCTTTTATTACACCAAGTTTGTATCAATTATATGATGGTTTTTCTGGTAATTTAGATTTAAAACCAGAATCTAATGAAACTTTTGAAGCAGGTTTTGATGTAAATTATAAAGATTGGCTTCAGTTTGATGTGGTTTATTTTAATAGAAAAGAAGAAGATGCAATTATTTATGATAATGCTACCTACAAATATGGTAATGGTTCTTCTGATGCAAATGGTTTGGAAATAAATACCAATATTACGCCTCTTAAATTTTTAACTGTTAACGCTTCTTATACATATGTAGATAAAGATAATACAGAAGATTTTAACGATTATATTCCTGCAAATAAATTTGTAGCTGGTTTAGATGTAAATGCTTTTACAAATACATTCTTTAATATTACTTATAAAAATGTAGGTGATAGAAGTATTTTTGATAGGTATGGTTCTTTTGGAACTGCTGGAGAAGATGTTACTTTAGAAAGTTACCAAGTATTAGATTTTGCTGCTAATTATAAATTATTAGAAGATACTGTAACTTTATTTGGTGGAGTTACAAATATTTTAAACGAAGATTACGATGATATTTTAGGGTTTTCTACACGTGGTAGAAACTTTAAATTAGGAGTAAGACTTCAGTTTTAA
- a CDS encoding GMP reductase, with protein MRIENELKLGFKDVMIRPKRSTLKSRSQVSLEREFTFLHSDVVWKGIPIMAANMDTVGTFEMAKALAKHGLFTAIHKHYSIEEWRVFATNADEKTLNNIAVSTGTGKEDSVKVKEILSEFPQINFICVDVANGYSEHFVNFVQKMRKDHPNKVIIAGNVVTGEMVEELLLAGADIIKVGIGPGSVCTTRVKTGVGYPQLSAIIECADAAHGMGGQIISDGGCKIPGDLSKAFGGSADFVMLGGMLAGHEESGGELIEKNGEKFKAFYGMSSTTAMNKHVGGVANYRASEGKTVEVPYRGNVDDTVIDILGGIRSTCTYVGASRLKELTKRTTFIRVQEQENQVYS; from the coding sequence ATGAGAATAGAAAATGAATTAAAGTTAGGTTTTAAAGATGTAATGATTCGCCCAAAACGATCTACATTAAAATCGAGGTCACAAGTAAGTTTAGAAAGAGAATTTACTTTTTTACACAGTGATGTTGTATGGAAAGGGATTCCTATAATGGCTGCAAATATGGACACTGTTGGTACTTTTGAAATGGCAAAAGCACTTGCAAAACATGGCCTTTTTACTGCAATCCATAAACATTATTCTATAGAAGAATGGAGAGTATTTGCTACAAATGCTGATGAAAAAACTTTAAATAATATTGCAGTTAGCACAGGAACAGGAAAAGAAGACTCTGTAAAGGTAAAAGAAATTTTATCTGAATTTCCTCAAATAAACTTTATCTGTGTTGACGTTGCTAACGGCTACTCAGAACATTTTGTGAATTTTGTTCAGAAAATGCGTAAAGATCACCCAAATAAAGTAATTATTGCAGGTAATGTAGTTACTGGAGAAATGGTAGAAGAATTATTATTGGCAGGCGCTGATATTATTAAAGTAGGTATTGGTCCTGGTTCTGTTTGCACAACTCGTGTAAAAACAGGTGTTGGTTATCCGCAACTTTCTGCTATTATAGAATGTGCAGATGCAGCACATGGTATGGGCGGACAAATTATTTCTGATGGAGGTTGTAAAATCCCTGGAGACCTTTCTAAAGCTTTTGGTGGTAGTGCAGATTTTGTAATGCTAGGCGGCATGCTTGCTGGACATGAAGAAAGCGGTGGTGAACTGATTGAAAAAAATGGAGAAAAATTTAAAGCTTTTTACGGAATGAGTTCTACAACTGCCATGAACAAACATGTTGGTGGTGTTGCAAATTATAGAGCATCCGAAGGAAAAACAGTTGAAGTTCCTTACAGAGGAAATGTAGATGATACTGTTATAGATATTTTAGGCGGAATTAGATCTACATGTACATATGTTGGTGCAAGCAGGCTGAAAGAATTGACTAAAAGAACTACTTTTATTAGAGTTCAAGAACAAGAAAATCAAGTATATTCATAA
- a CDS encoding ABC transporter substrate-binding protein, translating to MKNIKLIPILLFLLITVSCKKETVKVDNHTQTESSIKYAKGFDIVEDNGVKKLVIKSAYQNSKEVSEYIIKSKSEKNTPLENTIYTPIQKIVVTSTTHIPMVELLNEETSIIGFPYARYVSSEKTRQLIDAGKIKEIGKETSLNTEILLDLQPELVVGYSVSSADKSLTTIQKAGINVIYNGDWLEETPLGRAEWIKFFGVLFDKEKQADSIFKVIEGNYLVAKQIALKSTKKPTILSGAIMSKDIWNLPAGESFVAQFIKDANLNYLWKHTKGKGSLSLSFESIFDKGQNAEYWISPGFFSTKEQLLQSNKIYTEFDAFKNDEIYTSTIKKGKTGGIIYYELAATRPDLVLKDFIKITNPDLLPDYKMTFFEKMK from the coding sequence ATGAAAAACATAAAGTTAATTCCTATTTTATTATTTTTATTGATAACCGTTTCTTGTAAGAAAGAGACTGTTAAAGTTGATAATCATACACAAACAGAAAGTAGTATTAAATACGCTAAGGGGTTTGACATTGTAGAGGATAATGGCGTTAAAAAGTTGGTTATAAAATCTGCTTATCAAAATTCTAAAGAAGTTTCTGAATATATTATTAAAAGTAAATCAGAAAAAAATACACCTTTAGAAAATACCATCTATACTCCTATTCAAAAAATTGTAGTTACTTCTACAACTCATATTCCTATGGTTGAGTTGTTAAACGAAGAAACCTCAATTATCGGTTTTCCTTATGCTAGATATGTATCATCAGAAAAAACAAGACAGTTAATTGATGCAGGAAAAATAAAAGAAATAGGTAAAGAAACCTCTTTAAATACTGAAATACTATTAGACTTACAACCAGAACTAGTAGTTGGTTATAGTGTTTCTTCTGCAGACAAAAGCTTAACGACTATACAGAAAGCGGGAATAAACGTAATTTATAATGGAGATTGGTTAGAAGAAACTCCTTTAGGAAGAGCAGAATGGATTAAGTTTTTTGGTGTTCTTTTTGATAAAGAAAAACAAGCTGATAGTATTTTTAAAGTAATTGAAGGTAATTATTTAGTAGCAAAACAAATCGCACTAAAATCAACCAAAAAACCAACCATTTTGTCTGGTGCAATCATGAGTAAAGATATTTGGAATTTACCTGCAGGTGAAAGTTTTGTAGCACAATTTATAAAAGATGCAAACCTTAACTACTTATGGAAACACACAAAAGGAAAAGGGAGTTTGTCTTTAAGTTTTGAAAGTATTTTTGATAAAGGTCAAAATGCTGAATATTGGATTTCTCCAGGGTTCTTTTCTACTAAAGAACAATTATTACAAAGTAATAAAATTTATACAGAATTTGATGCTTTTAAAAATGATGAAATTTACACTTCAACAATTAAGAAAGGAAAAACGGGCGGAATTATATATTATGAATTAGCTGCCACGAGACCTGATTTAGTTTTAAAAGATTTTATTAAAATTACAAATCCAGATTTATTACCCGATTATAAAATGACATTTTTTGAGAAAATGAAATAA
- a CDS encoding response regulator transcription factor has protein sequence MQIIVLSFAVLFREKDLRKYNFFMKNEIRKFSKEIKHRTIQEEALKVDLNNLSLREREIFDLIVCSKSNKEIAAEINISVNTVKFHVKNIYLKLDIKNRKEALTLKKS, from the coding sequence ATGCAAATTATAGTATTATCATTTGCTGTTTTATTTAGAGAAAAAGATTTAAGGAAATATAATTTCTTTATGAAAAATGAAATTAGAAAGTTTTCTAAAGAGATAAAACATCGTACAATACAAGAAGAAGCTTTAAAAGTAGATTTAAATAATTTGAGTTTAAGAGAAAGGGAGATTTTTGACTTAATAGTCTGCAGTAAATCAAATAAAGAAATAGCAGCTGAAATAAACATTTCTGTAAATACTGTAAAATTTCATGTGAAAAATATTTATTTAAAATTAGATATTAAAAACAGAAAAGAAGCTTTAACATTAAAAAAGTCATAA